One genomic segment of Nocardioides cavernaquae includes these proteins:
- a CDS encoding DUF4191 domain-containing protein — MSTPAAPPTKRRQQLVQAYKMARKTDSRLLIWIIAAFVVFGALGFLLLSFIPGPDTLRIVLSVIGAILFGVIGALAVFGRRAQKAAFLQMEGQKGASVAALSTLRRGWKVNQMPVAFNKQQDLVFRVVGPPGIVLVGEGSGARIKQLLASEKRNHERVLSETPIHEVILGNGAGEVPLPKLVRHVTKLGRNVKPAQMTDILNRLKALDANRSAVPIPKGPVPTSMKGQRGNTKGR, encoded by the coding sequence GCAAGACCGACTCGCGCCTCCTGATCTGGATCATCGCCGCCTTCGTTGTCTTCGGCGCCCTGGGCTTCCTGCTGCTCTCGTTCATCCCTGGCCCGGACACCCTGCGCATCGTCCTCAGCGTCATCGGAGCGATCCTCTTCGGCGTCATCGGTGCGCTGGCAGTCTTCGGCCGGCGCGCCCAGAAGGCAGCGTTCCTGCAGATGGAGGGCCAGAAGGGCGCCTCCGTCGCGGCCCTGTCGACCCTGCGTCGAGGCTGGAAGGTCAACCAGATGCCGGTGGCGTTCAACAAGCAGCAGGACCTCGTCTTCCGCGTCGTCGGCCCCCCGGGCATCGTCCTCGTCGGTGAGGGCAGCGGCGCCCGCATCAAGCAGCTGCTCGCCAGCGAGAAGCGCAACCACGAGCGCGTGCTGAGCGAGACGCCGATCCACGAGGTCATCCTCGGCAACGGCGCCGGCGAGGTCCCGCTGCCGAAGCTGGTCCGTCACGTCACCAAGCTCGGTCGCAACGTCAAGCCCGCGCAGATGACCGACATCCTCAACCGGCTCAAGGCCCTGGACGCAAACCGTTCCGCGGTCCCGATCCCGAAGGGCCCCGTGCCGACCAGCATGAAGGGCCAGCGCGGCAACACCAAGGGTCGCTAG
- a CDS encoding RDD family protein, whose translation MTNSAADLAPETASWGRRLLALVIDWMACTAITVLVLGADRWSGSNVSGFYTLGIFVVEAAVFTTLLGGSFGQLMTRLRVVRLDGGRLGPLPALARSAMIALVIPPLVFKPDGRGLHDLVAGSRVVPLHAG comes from the coding sequence GTGACCAACTCCGCCGCTGACCTCGCACCAGAGACCGCTTCCTGGGGCAGGCGCCTCCTGGCCCTCGTCATCGACTGGATGGCATGCACCGCCATCACCGTCCTGGTGCTCGGAGCCGACCGCTGGTCGGGCAGCAACGTGTCCGGCTTCTACACGCTGGGGATCTTCGTCGTGGAGGCCGCCGTCTTCACGACGCTGCTCGGCGGATCCTTCGGCCAGCTGATGACGCGGCTCCGCGTCGTACGGCTCGACGGAGGGCGCCTCGGACCCCTGCCAGCGCTGGCCCGGTCTGCCATGATCGCGCTGGTGATCCCGCCGCTGGTCTTCAAGCCCGACGGTCGTGGATTGCACGACCTGGTCGCGGGCTCGCGCGTGGTTCCCCTCCACGCAGGCTGA